The genome window TCGATCGCGGCCGACTTGGAGAACGGGCTGCGGCACTTCCGCCGCGGCGACCTGGCCGAGGCGCTGTGGTGGTGGCAGTTCTCCTACGTCAACAACTGGGGCAACCTCGCCGGCGCGGCGCTCAACGCGCTCCTCGCGGTCGTCGCCCACAACCGGCTCGACGCAGAGCCGTTCACAGGCGAGGACGAGGACCTCGCCGTGGCCGAGGAAGTCCTCGACGTCTCGCCAGTAGTCGCCGATGAGAAACTGACTAGCGCTGACGCCTAGACTTTCCCGACGTGGGAATCGTCGTCCAGAAGTTCGGTGGCTCGTCCGTCGCTGACGCCGCAGGTGTCAAGCGCGTCGCGCAACGGATCATCAACACGAAGCGTGAGGGCCACGACGTCGTCGTGGTCGTCTCCGCCATGGGCGACACCACCGACGAGTTGATCGACCTCGCCAACGAGGTCACGCCGTTGCCGCCGCCCCGCGAGCTCGACATGCTGCTCACCGCCGGCGAGCGGATCTCGATGGCGGTCCTCGCCATGGCGATCCAGAGCCTCGGTCATGAGGCCCGCAGCTTCACCGGCTCCCAGGCCGGCGTGATCACCGACGCCGAGCACGGTCGCGCCAAGATCATCGACGTCGCGCCGAGCCGGATCACCGCAGCCCTTCAGGAGGGCGCGATCGCGATCGTCGCCGGCTTCCAGGGCGTCAGCCAGACGACCAAGGACATCACCACGCTCGGCCGCGGTGGCTCCGACACCACCGCCGTCGCCCTGGCCGTGGCGCTGGGCGCGGAGGTCTGCGAGATCTACTCCGACGTCGACGGCATCTTCACCGCCGACCCGAGGATCGAGCCGCGCGCCCGCAAGGTGCCGCGGATCTCCTACGAGGAGTGCCTGGAAATGGCCGCGCAGGGCGCCAAGATCCTGCACCTGCGGTGCGTCGAGTACGCCCGCCGCTACGACATGCCGATCCACGTCCGCTCCTCCTTCAGTGAGAAGGAGGGCACCTGGGTCGTGAAGGCCGCAGATGTTGCGAGCGTCGCCAAGGAGAAGACGGAGCAGAATATGGAAGCCGCCATCATCACCGGCGTCGCCCACGACCGCAGCCAGGCCAAGATCACGGTGGTCGGCGTACCCGACAAGCCGGGCGAGGCCGCGGCGATCTTCCGCGCGGTCGCCGAGGCGCAGTCGAACATCGACATGATCGTCCAGAACGTCTCCGCCGCGGCGACGGGCCTGACCGACATCTCCTTCACGCTCCCGCGCAACGAGGGGCAGACCGCGATGTCGGCGCTCTCCAAGCTGCAGGCCACCGTGGGCTACGAGCGCCTCCAGTACGACGACTCCGTCGGCAAGGTCTCGATCATCGGCGCCGGCATGTCGAGCGCACCGGGCATCTCCGCGCGCTTCTTCGAGGCGCTCTCGGAGGCCGGGGTGAACATCGAGATGATCTCCACCTCCGAGATCCGCGTCTCGGTCGTCGTCTCCGAGACCCAGGTCCAGGACGCCGTCAACGCTGCGCACGCTGCGTTCGAGCTCGGCTCCGACGAGGTTGAGGCCGTCGTGTACGGCGGGACGGGCCGCTGAGATGAGCAAGCTGATCAACATCGGCATCGTCGGCGCGACCGGTCAGGTCGGTGTCGCGATGCGGCAGATCCTCGCCGAGCGGAACTTCCCGGTCGGCGAGATCCGCTTCTTCTCCAGCCCGAAGTCCGCCGGCACGGTCCTGCCCTATGAGGGTCGTGACATCACCGTTGAGGACGCGAACACCGCCGACCCGACCGGGCTCGACATCGCGCTGTTCTCCGCCGGCGCCACCGCCTCCCGCGCACTCGCACAGAAGTTCGTCGACGCCGGCGTGATCGTCGTCGACAACTCCAGCGCCTTCCGCAAGGACCCCTCGATCCCGCTCGTCGTCAGCGAGGTCAACCCGCACGCCGCCGCCGCGGTGATCGAGGCCGGCCGCGGCATCATCGCCAACCCGAACTGCACCACCATGGCCGCGATGCCGGTCCTCAAGGTGCTGCACGAGGAGGCCGGCCTGGAGCGGCTCATCGTGTCGACGTACCAAGCGGTGTCCGGCTCCGGCATCGCCGGAGTCGCCTCCCTCGCCGACGAGGTCGC of Nocardioides sp. Kera G14 contains these proteins:
- a CDS encoding aspartate-semialdehyde dehydrogenase — translated: MSKLINIGIVGATGQVGVAMRQILAERNFPVGEIRFFSSPKSAGTVLPYEGRDITVEDANTADPTGLDIALFSAGATASRALAQKFVDAGVIVVDNSSAFRKDPSIPLVVSEVNPHAAAAVIEAGRGIIANPNCTTMAAMPVLKVLHEEAGLERLIVSTYQAVSGSGIAGVASLADEVAFAGDKARELAYDGEAVAFPEPAVYKRNIAYNVLPFAGNLVEDGSNETDEEQKLRNESRKILEIPELRVSGICVRVPVFTGHSLSINAEFAQELTPERATELLSNAPGVALSDIPNPLQAAGKDPSYVGRIRTDEGVPGNKGLAMFISGDNLRKGAALNTVQIADLVAAART
- a CDS encoding aspartate kinase; translation: MGIVVQKFGGSSVADAAGVKRVAQRIINTKREGHDVVVVVSAMGDTTDELIDLANEVTPLPPPRELDMLLTAGERISMAVLAMAIQSLGHEARSFTGSQAGVITDAEHGRAKIIDVAPSRITAALQEGAIAIVAGFQGVSQTTKDITTLGRGGSDTTAVALAVALGAEVCEIYSDVDGIFTADPRIEPRARKVPRISYEECLEMAAQGAKILHLRCVEYARRYDMPIHVRSSFSEKEGTWVVKAADVASVAKEKTEQNMEAAIITGVAHDRSQAKITVVGVPDKPGEAAAIFRAVAEAQSNIDMIVQNVSAAATGLTDISFTLPRNEGQTAMSALSKLQATVGYERLQYDDSVGKVSIIGAGMSSAPGISARFFEALSEAGVNIEMISTSEIRVSVVVSETQVQDAVNAAHAAFELGSDEVEAVVYGGTGR